From one Pristis pectinata isolate sPriPec2 chromosome 12, sPriPec2.1.pri, whole genome shotgun sequence genomic stretch:
- the LOC127576798 gene encoding LIM domain-binding protein 1 isoform X5: MLDRDVGPTPMYPPTYLEPGIGRHTPYMNQTDYRIFELNKRLQNWAEECDNLWWDAFTTEFFEDDAMLTITFCLEDGPKRYTIGRTLIPRYFRSIFEGGATDLYYMLKHPKESFHNNFVSLDCDQCTMVTQHGKPMFTKVCVEGRLYLEFMFDDMMRIKTWHFNIRQHRELIPRSILAMNSQDPQMLDQLSKNISRCGLSNSTLNYLRLCVILEPMQELMSRHKTYSLSPRDCLKTCLFQKWQRMVAPPAEPARQAPSKRRKRKMSGGSTISSGTNSNTNSSSKKKSPASSFALSSQVPDVMVVGEPTLMGGEFGDEDERLITRLENTQYDATNGIDDEDSFNNSPALGANSPWNSKPPSSQESKSENPTSQASQ, encoded by the exons TCCAACACCAATGTACCCTCCGACGTACTTGGAGCCTGGAATAGG GAGACACACACCCTACATGAACCAGACCGACTACAGAATATTCGAGCTCAACAAACGATTACAGAACTGGGCAGAG GAATGTGACAACCTCTGGTGGGACGCCTTCACcacagagttctttgaagatgatgCCATGTTAACCATCACCTTCTGTTTGGAAGATGGTCCCAAGCGATACA CCATTGGCCGGACATTGATCCCTCGCTACTTCCGCAGTATCTTCGAGGGCGGAGCCACCGACCTGTACTACATGCTCAAACACCCAAAGGAATCGTTCCACAACAACTTCGTGTCATTGGACTGTGACCAATGCACAATGGTGACCCAGCATGGCAAACCCATGTTCACCAAG gtgtgtgtggagggacggttGTATCTGGAGTTCATGTTCGACGACATGATGAGAATTAAAACCTGGCATTTCAACATCCGGCAGCACCGTGAGCTGATCCCACGTAGCATCCTTGCCATGAAC TCCCAGGACCCACAGATGCTGGACCAGCTGTCAAAGAACATCTCTCGGTGTGGCCTGTCCAACTCCACCTTGAACTACCTCCGG CTGTGTGTTATTCTGGAGCCGATGCAGGAGTTAATGTCCAGGCACAAAACCTACAGCCTGAGCCCCAGGGACTGCCTCAAGACCTGCCTGTTCCAGAAGTGGCAGAGGATGGTGGCCCCACCAG CGGAACCGGCGCGGCAGGCGCCGAGCAAGAGGAGGAAGCGGAAGATGTCAGGCGgcagcaccatcagcagtggcACCAACTCCAACACCAACAGCAGCAGCAAGAAGAAGAGCCCGGCCAGCAGCTTCGCCCTGTCCAGTCAGGTACCT GAcgtgatggtggtgggggagcCCACCCTGATGGGGGGCGAGTTTGGCGACGAGGACGAGCGGCTCATCACGCGCCTGGAGAACACCCAGTACGACGCCACCAACGGCATTGACGATGAGGACAGCTTCAACAACTCGCCCGCCCTGGGAGCCAACAGCCCCTGGAACAGCAAGCCGCCATCCAGCCAAGAGAGCAAGTCGGAGAACCCAACCTCCCAGGCCTCGCAGTAA